Part of the Methylomonas sp. AM2-LC genome, CCAGTTGTAGCGCAAATCGTTCCAGGTCAAAGCCTTTTTAACTCCACTCCTGTATCACAAGCACTTAATTTTCGTGCGCCAGCAGCGACAGGCGGCTTTGTGGTGAGTGCCATTACCACTGAATTACAAGCATTAATAGATGCAAACGGCGGTGATTACAACGGTGCGTTAACAGAATTGGCTACTCGCGTGGGTGTAAGCGATGCACAACTTCTGGAAGACTATACAGCAGAAACCAATGCCAGCGTGCTGTCTGCACTGAGCAACGAAACCAGCCTGATCAATATCCGTATCGGTGATGCTCTCAGCGATGCCGGAAAAGCAGGTAATCTGGTGACAGCCTTACGCAACCGTTTGGCGCTAGATACTATTAAAAATATCGTGGTTATCTACGCAGAAAATCGTAGCTTCGATAACTTATACGGCAATTTTCCAGGCGCTAACGGTCTGAAAACTGCCAAAGCTAAAGCCATTAAACAAGTAGATCGTGATGGCACTACCGTATTAACCACATTACCACCTGCTTGGGGTGGGTTAACTGCTGCGGGTCAAAGCACTGTTGTCACTCAAGCGCAAACTACAGGTGTATGGCCAAATGCACCTTTTCAAATTGATGCGCCTGCACAGAGTAACGGTAACAACATTTACGGCTATACTCCAGTGGGTCAAAATGTAGTCACCCGCGATCTTTATCACCGATTCTTTGAAAACATCATGCAAATTGATGGTGGCAAAAACGATATGTATGTGGCTTGGGCAGATGCCGGTGGTTTGGTTATGGGCAACTTTGACGGCAGCAAAATGCAGCTGTGGAATCTGGCTCACCAATATACCTTGGCTGATAATTTCTTTCAGGGTGCCTACGGCGGTTCGTTCCTGAATCACCAATACTTGGTTTGCGGCTGTGCGCCCAGCGTACCAGCGGCTACAGTAACAGCCAATAATATGTCGATGAATACCTTGACCACACCTGTTAATGGTATCCCACAACTGGCGGCCAATACTTCACAGACAGCATCGGCTATGAATGGGGCGGCCTCTTTAAAATCGGGCAATATTGCGCCACTTGATTATTTTGGTGCTGGCGATGGCTACCGCGCTGTTAATACCATGCAACCACCGTATCAACCCAGCGCCAATGCACCGGCTGCGACAGATACCACTCGGTTATATGCCAATCCTACAGCAGCAACCACCTTACCACCACAAACCCAAACTCATATTGGAGATTTGTTGAGCGCCAAAAATGTAGGCTGGGCTTGGTATAGCGGTGCATGGAATACCGTTTTAAGCCAGGCTACTTCTGCTGGGCATACCATCACCAGTACCGCTACAGTGCCTGCTGTACCTAACTTCCAGTTTCATCATCAACCGTTCAACTATTTTGCCGAGTTTGATCCAGTCACTAACCCTACTGGTCGTGCCGCGCATTTAAAAGATCGTAGTGACCTGATTACTCAGGCGCAAACGGGTACTTTACCTGCTGTGGCTTTCTACAAACCACAAGGCAACCTTAACCAACATCCTGGTTATACCGATGTAACAGGTGGTGATAACGAAATTGCTACCGTTATCAGCACTTTGCAGGCCAGTCCGCAATGGTCTAACATGCTGGTAGTGGTTACTTATGATGAGTTCGGTGGTCAATTCGATCACGCCGTTCCACCAAAAGGCGACTTATTAGGTCCTGGCACACGTATTCCTGCGCTGATTATTTCACCGTATGCTAAAAAAGGTTTCGTTGATCACACTCAGTATGATACTGCCTCTATCTTGCGTTTTATCACTCACCGTTATTCGTTGACACCACTTAATGGTCTGAACGTGCGTGACAATGCATTGATTGCCAACGGTAGTACACGTATGGGTTATTTAGGCGGTGCGCTTAATTTCAATCAATAACAGTCTGTATTAAACCTAGCGTTGCCGAGGAACAGCGTCATAAGCTGTCCTCGGCAGCGTTAAAACACCTTGACATTATTAACTGATATATACCTTACATAGGATAGATGCGTCACCCGTTGCTTGGCCCATTCTACAGCCCCGTAACGGTATATATCATTTGCAAACACTCTAATTTAAGGATTTTTAGTATGCGTACTTCATTACCTAAAATAGCTACACTGTTAGTAGCGCTGGCACTGGTAAACACTCAGGCTGTTGCTGATACTATTTTAAGCACTGCCGACTACAATGTTAACGAACCCGGTGATTATGTTATTGATAGCAGTAATTATCTGGCTACCAGCTTCACGCTGACGCAAGCAGAACAAATTACGTCTATTGGTGGTCACTTTACCCAGTTCGGCGATGGCAACAATATCTTTGCTGAAATTACTTCTGTCACTGCCCAAGGCCTACCTACAAGTACTGTGCTTGCGCAAGTCAACTTTGCACCCAATACCGATGGCACGGATAGCTCTACAGCCTTTTCTGTACTATTAGGACCGGGAACTTACGACATTATTTTTGGTGGCAATACGACAACGGCACCCGGCAGCAGCGGTTTGGCCAGCGGTCAAGACATTACAGGCAATGCCACCTTCTATCAATCGACCGATAGCGGTGTAACTTGGTCCACTTTGGCAGCAAACGATTTGCGCGTGGTGGTACAAGGCACTGCGGTCAGTGCTGTGCCACTACCTTCTAGCCTGCCATTATTGCTGTCTGGTTTGGGTTTGTTGGGTTTCTCAATGAAAAAACGCACTGCTAAATAGTTCTGTTTCTGTTTGATTGTATACTCATCCCGCTACGGCGGGATTTTTTTTGCCTGGCGCAAACTAGCCTATCCTCAACTCGAAGCGGTATTGATTGCCATGATCAATTCACGAGAGTTACCGCACAGTTTCTTAATCGTAATGCTGTCACTCACGCTACTCTACCTGGATATTGGCAAGCGATCACAGTTTTAGTATTTCTTTTAGCGTTTAATAACAACGCGTCGACCTTGGCTGAATAAAACAATAAGCTACTTACAAAAACGCAGTATGTACTATATCGACTAGTCCGTTCGTGGTGAGTCTAGTCGAACCATGATCGGACTGGTCGATCCGACGTAAAAAACACATACTGATTTATTGCTAAGTGCTTACCCCTTTTTTGATGGTTGGACTAACACCGTTATAAACCGAGTTTTAATCGATGCGTACTGGACTCGTTACCAATAACCCTTTAGGTTGCGGGCGGTTTTTATACTTTTACATCCCATTAATTGATTGAATCACCCAATTTTAATGCGCTAACGTAATGCTCAACTGCTGATTTTAGGAATATGCCTGTTGTTTAATAAGTACAAAGAGGTCGTTAATGTTTGAAAACACTCTAAAATCGTCTGCGATGGGTTTTGCAACCATAGACGAACAAGGCTGCATCGTTTTTGCTAATTCTGCATTATGCTCCATGTTGGGTTTTCTAAACACAGAAGCTGCGGTTGGTTGTCAGTTAATACCACATCTGTTAACGCAGTTTATCTGCACTAACCCATCTGACTTTTCGCAGCTTTTGCAAAAAATTGAACCGGCAATTATGGAGTTGCAACCGATAGCGTCTGCTGACCCGGTAAGACTACATATTGGCAGTGCCGAATCGGGCTTGCGTCTGTTGGTGGTTGATCGCATGCCTAAAATCATGACTATCAGTGCGCATGCTAAAACATTGTCTCACTACGATCCCATGACCGGACTAGGCAATCGTCTGTTATTAGAAGAAGTGATAGCCAATTGGCAGCCCAATCCACCCGACGTACTGTCAATGGCAGTCATAATGATAGATCTGGATCGCTTTAAGCCAGTGAATGATACCTTGGGGCATGCCGCCGGTGATAGCTTGCTTAAATTGGTTGCCAAGCGCTTGTTGTCTGCCGCGCGTAAACAGGATTATGTCATCCGTATGGGGGGTGATGAGTTTCTAATTTTACATACCATCGGTTCACAGCCAGTAGGGGCAGTGACGGTGGCTAAGCGTATTGTTAATTTAATTGCTCGTCCGTTTTTAATTGATGGACAACAGGTTAATATTGGTGCCAGCGTGGGGGTTGCTGCGCTTAATCACGGTACCGATACCGTTAGTGATTTGTTGAAACATGCCGATCTGGCGCTATACGAAGCTAAGGCCGCCGGTCGTGGTAACTTCAAATTTTTTGAACCCGCGTTGGCCTTACGGGCGATGGGGCGGCGCGATTTGGAAATTGATCTTAGGCGGGCACTGGGTCTTAAAGAGTTTTTTTTGGTCTATCAACCGCAGGTTAATATTGTAGATGGTAGCCTACGTGGATTTGAAGCGCTAATACGCTGGCAGTGTCCAAAACGTGGATTGGTTTCGCCGTTGGATTTTATTTCTTTGGCGGAAGTCACTGGCGAAATTCATGCCATTGGCGAGTGGACATTACGCACCGCTTGTGCAGAAGCCATGACTTGGGATGGCGATTTTTGTGTGGCAGTGAATGTATCGCCGGTGCAGTTTGAAAATGATCAGTTTGTGCATATATTGCGAAATGTACTGGTCAGTACCGGATTACCCCCACAGCGTCTGGAAATAGAGATTACCGAGGGTTTGCTGATGAAAGATTATAGCGGCGCTCAAAAACACCTGTGGGATATTCAGGCTTTAGGGGTAGGCATAGCCATGGACGATTTTGGTACCGGTTATTCATCACTCAGTTATTTGCACAATTTTCCTTTTTCCAAAATTAAGATTGATCAGTCCTTTATCAGAGGCAATAAATCTGATAAGTCGTTGGCATTAGTGAATGCCATCATCAACCTGGGGGATTGTCTGGGTATGACCACGGTTGCAGAAGGCGTAGAAACTCAGGAGCAATATCAGGAATTGGCCGATGGCGGCTGTATGGTGGCGCAAGGCTATTTGATAAGTAAGCCCATTACGGCGCAGACTGTGCCAACCTTTATTAATTTAATTAAGACTAAAGAAAGGTAAAAAAGAGTAACAAAGGGCTGTAAAATGAATAATGCACTCTATAAATTGGTCTATATAAGCCGCAATCAAATACAGGGTAATGCTATCACCCTAAGAGCGGAGATCGAGCAAATTTTGGCTACCTCCAGAGTCAATAATTTAAAATCGGACATTACCGGTGCCTTAATGTTTAATGCGGGGTGTTTTGCGCAAGTACTAGAAGGTCCGCACGACAAAATTCAGGAAACATTTGAAACTATACAATGTGATACACGTCATGCACATACCTGTATCCTGGTTTTTGAGCCCATTGCGGAACGTAGTTTTTCTAAATGGGCAATGGCTTATCACGGTAACGATAGCAATGCCGCGCTTCAATTCAGTGATATTACGCTGAAATCAGGCTTTGATGCCAATCAACTGAATGGCGAACACATTTATGATCTGATTAAAGAACATCTGCTGTCAGCCAATCTGAGTATTTAATCCCATCAGAGCATAAAATGACCGTTAGTTTAAAGAAAAACTATAGCCTAGGTTAAGTTTTAGCCGTGATGCAAGGTATCTGCTTTACAATGTTTAACTACTCCACGCTGTGTAGAGATAACGCGCCGCTAGGCGAATGACCCTTGTTTAGTTATGCATTGATTTAAAAACACTATACCTTTTAAGTAAGCGCCATTTTGCTCAAGTTGTTTTTAATCAAAATCTAACCTGTTTCACCCCATTGATAAGCGAGTTACACCCATTGTTTGAAAATAGAGCGTTGTTTATTGGTCTATTAATGCTAGCTGCAACTGCATTGCAAGCCGGGGTGACTGTGCAACCCGCAATGCCAGCCAGCAACCATAGCAGTTCTGTAACAGCAACCCAGCAATTTTTGCAAACCCGCGATTATTTCCTGCAATATTTTGCACAAGCAGATTCTCTGTTGGCACACGATGATAGCTTGGCGCTACAAGTGTTGCAGAAACAATTAACCGAGTTGCTAGGTCCGGTACAGGTAGCCGGATTTGCCGAACAGGGACGGCTTAACCGAGTCACACTAAATCAGGAGGCGGGTGTAGAGCAAGTGGATGGTTTACAGTTTCAACTACAAAGCGACATGTTGTTTGTGACAACAACTGCTTTGCTACAGGATTTTTTGCTGAAACATCCCCAATATCCCTCGCCGTTACCGAAACTACTTAAAACAGCACACTGGCCGATTAAAACCAATTTTTACAGTGCGGTGTTTGCTTGGGATGCAGCCGTCCTTAATTACATGGATATACCGATTAAACACGGCAATAAGCAAGTGGTCAGTCAGGCTTTTTTAGGTGCTTATACGCAGGATGTTGTTCCAGAAACTCCAGATAGAGTATTTGTGTTTAGCATTAAAGACGATAAAGTTTTTATGCTGTCAGCACTAACGTCTATTAAAATTCCAACCATTCAAGCCTGTAAATTGAAACGGGATAAAATGATGGGTAAATCGTCCAGTCAAAAGCCTCATTCTGCTAAAGCGCAAAAAAATGCCAAGGCACAAGCCTGGCAAGCTTATCAGCAATGTTTCGCTCGTTCAGCACGACAACAGCCATTCTTTTCGGTAGTTAATAAACAAGCGCAAATGCTGGTTGATCGTTTGTGATGCTTTAAGGAATAGGGCTTGCGATATGGTGGCTAGGTTCTGAAAGCGTCGCTTGCAGCTTTTTTGCTAACGCCATAATACTATGTTGAGTGACTTTTGCATGGCTACCTTTTAGTTCTATATCATAGCGCGCAACTTGTGTTTCTTTGTTAACGTCTATCAATAACACCTGTAAATAAGAAAATAAAAAACTGGGTTTAATGTGCTGGCTGATCACCATCCAGTCGACATTTAGCTGTCTGCCTAATTTTGCACTCTGTGCCGGAAAATGGTAAAAGTCTGCAAAATTGTTATTGGCGGCTGCTTGTAACGTACTTGGGATAGATATAGCGTGATAATCATCATTTAGATTCAAGCTTTCAATCAGCAAAGGTGCCATTGATGCTGTACGCTGCAATTCTGTTTGCGTGTTTGCTAGCAGGGTAAGATCGTTTAGCTGAAAATCAAGCACAGCAATGCGTGTTTGTGCGCCACACTTGAATGTAATGCAAAATAATATCAGTGCTAGTAGTTTGTATTTATTCATGATTGACTCTTTTGCCTATGCTAATGATAACGGGTGTGCTTAAAGCATAAACTGACAGAACAAATAGATATGCTGATATTTGCCCGCAATACTCGGGTAATTTGCCTGCGCTTTATCCACTAATTAAAATACCAGCACCCACATTAAACCCAACTCGCAGTAATGCTATATAATGCTTGCACTTTTGCGCCATACGCGTATTTAATGCTTGTTGCCACAAAACAGTTGTCTGTAAGGGTTTGATTAATCAATATAATTATTTGATAATCACTATCCGGTTTGTGTGCGGTCTTGCTGCTAATAGCAAAATGTGCAGATAATAATAAAATGATAACATGCAGAAAATGCAGCTTTTTTACCCCTAAACAACAGTCAACTTACTATGGCATGGCATCAGCTTTCGGTCGTCACTGACGAATCAACTGCTCCACAACTCTCTGATTTTTTTAGCGAGCTGGGGGCTGTTTCAGTTACCTATAGCGATGCTGAAGACGAACCCGTTTACGAGCCGGGTATCGATCAAACTATCATTTGGAGTAACACACGGGTGACCGCTTTATTTGAGTTGGATGCCGATCCTGATGTGGTGCAAACGCTGTTATTTAATCAATTTATCGGACACAATCTGCAAAACTGGACTGCCGAAGTCTTGCTGGATCAGGATTGGGAACGAGCGTGGATGGAACATTTTCATGCCATGAAGTTTGCCGATAAGCTATGGGTGTGTCCCACCGGCCAGGAACAACACGAAGCGGGTACGGTGTGTATGACGCTTGATCCGGGTTTGGCCTTTGGTACCGGCACCCATCCCACCACCGCTCTGTGTCTGGAATGGCTAGCCCAGCATGATATGCAGGGCAAAGTGATGATAGATTATGGTTGTGGCTCCGGCATCTTGGGCGTGGCAGCATTGTTACTAGGTGCGCAACATGTGCATGCTATCGATATAGATCCACAAGCTATCACCGCTAGCCGCTATAATGCTGAAAAAAACCATGTGGAAGCCGCTATCGATTATTATCTGCCTGCGCAGTTTACTCCTATGACCGTCGATGTGGTGGTGGCCAATATTCTGGCTAAACCCTTAATAGAGCTTTCCGAATCTATCGCTGCCTTGGTAAAGGTAGGTGGTAATCTTATTTTATCTGGAATACTCAAGCAACAGGCGGCCGCGGTGGTTGAGGCTTATATTCAATTAGGATTCAGTTTTTCTGAAACCGTAACGCAAGAGGATTGGTGCCGTTTGGATGCTATAAAACGATGAGCTATGCCGAATTATTTTTAAAGAAAAACGAAGATCGGCGTTTACGGCAAGGCCATGTCTGGGTGTTTAGCAACGAAGTAGATACCCAGCGTAGTGCCTTGGAACAATTTACACCCGGACAGGTGGTGTTGGTCAACGATCATGCGGGCAAGTGTTTGGGTGTAGCCTATGTTAATCCACATGCTTTGATTTGTGCGCGATTATTATCCAGAAAACCCAATACCAAACTGGGCGAAAATTTTTTCAAAGCACGTATAACAGAGGCTCTGCAATTACGCGAACGCTGGTTCGATAAGCCCTATTATCGACTGGTGTTTTCTGAAAGTGATGGCTTACCAGGTTTGGTCATAGACCGTTTTGGCGGCGTATTGTCGGTGCAAATTACCACTGCCGGTATGGAACTGCACAAACAAGTGATTGTGGATGTACTGGTTAAATTATTAAATCCCGATGCAGTACTGCTTAAAAATGATAACAGTCAGCGTCAACTGGAAGCACTGAGTCTGGAAAATGAATTAGCCTATGGGCAAATGCCGGAACAGTTGATTATTGAAGAAAATAATGCGCGTTTTATTATTAATGTGGCCGATGGGCAAAAAACCGGTTGGTTTTACGATCACCGTGAGAATAGAGCCCAGTTTGCGCGCTCGGTCAGTGGCTTAAAAGTGCTGGATTTGTTCAGTTATGCCGGTGGCTGGGGCATTCCGGCTGCATTGGCTGGGGCAGCAGAAGTCACCTGTGTAGACAGTTCTGATTCTGCCCTGGATTTGGCCGCACAAAGTGCCGCCTTAAATGGCGTGGCTGATAAAATGCAGTTTATACGTAGCGATGTGTTTGATTTTCTTAAACAACAACGTGAACAAAACGTGCATTACGATGCCATCGTGCTAGATCCACCGGCCTTGATAAAACGAAAAAAAGATTTTAAAGCGGGCTACGAGGCTTATAGACGCTTAAACCAATTGGCCATACAAGTATTGTCCAATCAGGGTATTTTGGTGTCCGCTTCCTGTTCCTATCATTTAACGCGAGAAAATTTGCACGAAATACTCAGATCAGCCAGTCGGCATATAGATAGGCATCTGGTGTTTGTGGGTAGCGGCGGGCAGGGGGCTGATCATCCCATTTTACCGGCCTTGCCGGAATCGGAATATCTTAAAAGTTTTGTTTGTGCGGTTTCCAGCCGATTCTAGGTGCCGTGATGAAGCCACATTCAGCCTGTCATTTATGCGGCCAATCGGTAGTAATCGGGCGTTTTGTGTTGGGCGAAGCGCACCTGCAAAAACAGTTTTGTTGTCTGGGTTGTCTTAGTATTTTTCAATTGCTCAATCCTGAGCGCACTATAACTATAAAATCATCGGAGTAAATAACATGAAAGCGTGCGAATCCTGTTCTGATCGGGTTAATATTGGTTGTCATCACCCGCATAAGCCGGTTTGGTCCAGAGCCCTTGGTTTAGTGTTTATCTATTTACCGATTTTAACCTTACCCTTTGTTATTCTCAGTGCTTATTTAACCTATTTTAGTCTGAAGCTGGTAGGGGCGGAAAATGTTAAAACCTGGGGAGATTTCTTACCCGATCGTGCCAGCCACCGCTATACCTTAAAAGACCAAATTATTATGGATGGTTCATTTAAATTGAGCTTTTCGCAATCTAAATTGTTCTGGATTTTAAACTGCACTTGGTATTGCCCTTACAGTGTCGGTTTGTTTGAATGGCATGCCTACATGGTTAAAGTGGTTGAAAACTGGTGGTGTCCGTTTACGCATGCGCGTAAAGACAGTTATACCGATGGCGCTATCGACCAGTCTTTTTGGCATATCTACCCAGAAGAAAAAGCCAAATTGCACGAAGACGATAAAAATAATCCTATTTTTACTAAAGACGCTGACAGCGAATAAGGTAGTTGTCATAAATACGTCATGTTTGGGCTGCATCTTAATGTTAAAATTCAGGGGTTGTACTTAAAAGTACCTGATTAGCAAGGTGTTGCTATCGTGGTAGGGTGGGCAGAAAAATGCCCACCTGTTTTTCATTGGGCAAACTCTAAACTAGCAAAATCTGTCGCAATAATTGATAGGGTTCTCTATTCATGCACTGCGCTGACTTTTAGAGTCCTGTAACCCTAGAATAACTAGATAGCAAAAATCCTTATATATTCTATTTTTAGTGTGTTACCCATAAACATCTCAGGATCACAATATGGCCATCTCTGCACCACCCGTTCAGCCAGCTAATCAAACCTATAAACCGGCCACTGTCTGGTGGTTTTGGGCAGGGATAGTCGTGTTATTGGGCTTGATCTTTCGGGTTAGTATTGATGAAATGCTGTCGGTGTGGCTGAATGTAGAAGAGTATAGTCACGGCTTCTTTATCCCCTGTATCACCCTGTATTTGATCTGGATACGCCGCTCCGAATTGCAATTGGTGGCTAGCGTTAAAGATTCGCAATTAGGTTTGATCGTCATGCTGTTTGGCATGCTGCTGTTCCTGCTGGCAAGTCTGGCGGTATTTCGCGTGTTTGAACAGTATGCGTTTTTGATTACCCTGTATGGTTTATTTGCTGTTATTTTTGGCAGCAAAGGCTTGCGCACTTTTTACATTCCGCTGTTATTTCTGCTGTTTATGGTACCGCTGCCGTCTTTCGTGCTGAGCAATCTGTCCACCAAATTGCAGCTTATCTCCTCATGGTTAGGGGTAGAATTTATTCGTACCTGCGATATTATGGTTTATCTGGAAGGCAACGTTATTGACCTGGGTAGTTATAAATTACAAGTAGTCGATGCTTGTAGCGGTTTACGTTATTTATTCCCCTTGTCGAGTCTGGCGTTTTTATGTGCTTATTTATATAAAGGACCCATCTGGCAAAAATGGTTGGTATTCTTGTCGTCTATGCCCTTAACCGTCTTTATGAACAGTTTTCGTATCGGCGTGATTGGTGTCATGGTAGATAACTGGGGCACCGCCATGGCAGAAGGTTTTCTGCACGATTTCGAAGGCTGGGTGGTATTTTTATTATGTATGCTGCTATTGTTTATAGAAATGTGGTTGCTGACCAGACTAAGTGGCCGTAAACAAGCGTTTAACGAGCTGGTACAAATACCCGATGCCTGGCTGGCAGAAAGTAAAACCGGCGTTACACACGTAGTGTTTAATCGTTCCATATTTGCGGTATTATTGTTGTTGCTAGTAGGGGGCGGTATTTCCGAGTCTATAAAAGGTCGGGTAGATATCATTCCGCAACGTAAAGCCTTTGTTAATTTTCCAGCACAAATTGACAGCTGGGTCGGTCACAATGAGTTGCTTGGGCCTGAATATTTGGCGCAGCTAAAACTGACAGATTATGTGATCACCAACTATGTTAAACCTGGCGAAAAACAGGCCATTAACTTTTACAGCGCCTATTATCAATCGCAACGTAAAGATGCTGCGGTACATTCGCCACGTAGTTGTATCCCTGGCGATGGTTGGCAAATTGTCCAGTACGAAGAGCGCAGCTTTCCAGAATTACAATTAGAAGGTCAACCTTTAGTCGTGAATCGTGCCATCATTGAAAAAGGCGAAAACAGACAATTAGTGTATTTCTGGTTCCAGCAGCGTGGACGCCTGCTAACCAATGAATATTTGGTTAAATGGTATTTGTTCTATGACGCCATTACCCTAAATAGAACCGACGGTGCGTTGGTCAGGCTGGTGATTAACTTGGATAAAAGTGAAGATCCCGCCGTGGTAGAGCAACGCTTGCAAGCTTTTCTAAAAGCGATATTACCAAAATTGCCAGACTATTTACCAGGCAAACATGTGGAAACCGCTGGCGTTGCTGCTATTGAATAAAGTCTGTGTTGAAACCTTATAACCGCATCAATTAGGTAGGTAATTTGTAGATTGTTGCGGTTAAGTCAGTGCTTGATGCGGTGCGTGCCTCAACCTAATGCGCCGCATCAAGCACTGACGGACAGCGCTATTAACTAACGCTTCCACAATCCGCTTTAACTGTGATTAAGGATACGTCTGCTCTATCCCTTGTATTTTCAAAAAACCAGATACCGTGTCATTTTTATTGATTCCTGGAGTGACAGGCTGCTCAAGATCCTTTTTGCAATGGTATGGTATTGATTTACTCAGTGCTTTTACCTTAGCCAAGCGTTGTTTTGGATAGCAACAAGTATCTATTAAACGCGTGGCACCGTTGTCCACACACCAGTTGATTATTTTATCTATATTAATAATATCTTTATTATTTTCGTCAACAAATGCTTCTTTAGTGACCTCTCCATGTCCAACAACATAGACATCAGCATCTTTAATTTTTGATTTGTAACCGTTCAAGGTGTCTTTTTGCGAAAGATCGCAAAACTCAAAGCCAATACTGTTAGGATTGTTTTCAAGCAGGGCGGTTAGGGTTTCGGCATTTGGACGGGTATGCTTGCAGATATTTAAAACTAGGTAAGGCATGGTAGTATCTCCTGATTGAAAAATGAGTAATTTTCAAATTCGATTAACTGTTAACTTAATTCCCCAGTTTAACTTGCTTAACGAGTAAACATTACTTAGGCTAAGTTACATTGAGGGGTTTTGCCAGCCAAAGCTAACGGCAGCTTTCAAAAGTCACTATGCGCAGTATCGCTTAGCCCTTTAATTATGGGTATTTTCGAACCATT contains:
- the xrtD gene encoding VPLPA-CTERM-specific exosortase XrtD, whose product is MAISAPPVQPANQTYKPATVWWFWAGIVVLLGLIFRVSIDEMLSVWLNVEEYSHGFFIPCITLYLIWIRRSELQLVASVKDSQLGLIVMLFGMLLFLLASLAVFRVFEQYAFLITLYGLFAVIFGSKGLRTFYIPLLFLLFMVPLPSFVLSNLSTKLQLISSWLGVEFIRTCDIMVYLEGNVIDLGSYKLQVVDACSGLRYLFPLSSLAFLCAYLYKGPIWQKWLVFLSSMPLTVFMNSFRIGVIGVMVDNWGTAMAEGFLHDFEGWVVFLLCMLLLFIEMWLLTRLSGRKQAFNELVQIPDAWLAESKTGVTHVVFNRSIFAVLLLLLVGGGISESIKGRVDIIPQRKAFVNFPAQIDSWVGHNELLGPEYLAQLKLTDYVITNYVKPGEKQAINFYSAYYQSQRKDAAVHSPRSCIPGDGWQIVQYEERSFPELQLEGQPLVVNRAIIEKGENRQLVYFWFQQRGRLLTNEYLVKWYLFYDAITLNRTDGALVRLVINLDKSEDPAVVEQRLQAFLKAILPKLPDYLPGKHVETAGVAAIE